The following proteins are co-located in the Nitrospirota bacterium genome:
- the radA gene encoding DNA repair protein RadA, with protein sequence MKDKKTIYQCQACGYTSPKWLGKCPDCLQWNSFVEEPFLKKSTRTLRRSEPQLLSMVEGKNEKRTTTKIKEFDRVLGGGIVSGSVTLIGGDPGIGKSTLLMQVAGNLPRKVLYVSGEESPEQIKLRAERLSITSQSIELLPETDLENVLEVAEKISPSAIIVDSIQTMYTEELSSAPGSVGQVRECATKLMFFAKRSGITIFLIGHVTKEGTIAGPRVLEHIVDTVLYFEGNAGHSYRILRTVKNRFGSTNEIGVFEMTDAGLREIENPSELFLSERPSNAPGSLVMSSIEGTRPLLVEIQALVTPTVFGMPRRTAIGMDFQRVNLLTAVLEKIAGIHLGGMDIFTNVAGGLRIVEPAADLAVSGAISSSLKELPVSLELFVFGEVGLSGEIRAVNQAELRLKEASKIGFKKAVIPRSNREKLKDTFGLNITGVSTLRDALNAIFEI encoded by the coding sequence ATGAAAGATAAAAAGACAATTTATCAATGTCAGGCATGCGGTTATACGAGCCCAAAATGGCTCGGTAAATGTCCTGACTGCTTGCAGTGGAATAGTTTTGTCGAGGAGCCTTTTTTAAAAAAGTCCACAAGAACCCTAAGGAGGTCCGAACCGCAACTGCTAAGCATGGTAGAGGGAAAAAATGAAAAAAGGACAACTACTAAGATTAAGGAGTTTGACAGGGTTCTTGGAGGAGGTATAGTGTCAGGCTCTGTGACTCTGATAGGCGGAGACCCGGGAATCGGAAAGTCAACACTCCTTATGCAGGTGGCAGGAAATCTTCCACGAAAAGTGCTTTATGTCTCAGGAGAGGAATCCCCTGAGCAGATAAAGCTAAGGGCAGAAAGGCTTTCCATTACATCTCAGTCCATAGAGCTTCTGCCTGAGACAGACCTCGAAAATGTCCTTGAAGTAGCAGAAAAAATATCGCCCTCTGCAATCATAGTCGATTCGATTCAGACGATGTATACAGAGGAGCTTTCCTCTGCACCTGGCTCTGTTGGTCAGGTAAGGGAATGTGCAACGAAACTCATGTTCTTTGCAAAAAGAAGTGGGATAACCATATTTCTCATAGGGCATGTTACAAAGGAAGGCACTATCGCAGGTCCTCGTGTCCTCGAGCATATAGTGGACACTGTCTTATATTTCGAAGGCAATGCAGGACACTCCTACAGGATTCTAAGGACAGTGAAAAACCGTTTTGGCTCTACAAACGAGATAGGCGTTTTTGAGATGACCGATGCAGGGCTAAGGGAGATAGAAAACCCCTCCGAGCTATTTCTTTCAGAGAGGCCATCTAATGCTCCGGGCTCTTTGGTAATGTCGAGCATCGAGGGAACAAGGCCCCTTCTCGTAGAGATTCAGGCACTCGTGACACCAACCGTGTTTGGAATGCCAAGAAGGACTGCCATTGGAATGGACTTTCAGAGGGTAAATCTCCTTACTGCCGTGCTTGAAAAGATAGCAGGCATTCATCTTGGAGGAATGGATATTTTTACTAATGTAGCAGGTGGACTGAGGATTGTCGAGCCTGCGGCTGACCTTGCAGTTTCAGGTGCAATCTCTTCTTCCTTAAAAGAACTGCCTGTTAGTCTGGAGCTGTTTGTCTTTGGAGAGGTCGGGCTTTCAGGCGAGATTAGGGCAGTCAATCAGGCTGAGCTGAGGCTTAAGGAGGCATCTAAAATAGGTTTCAAAAAAGCCGTAATACCAAGGTCAAACAGGGAAAAACTAAAAGATACATTTGGACTTAACATAACAGGTGTAAGCACCCTGAGGGATGCCCTGAATGCAATATTTGAGATTTGA
- the thiD gene encoding bifunctional hydroxymethylpyrimidine kinase/phosphomethylpyrimidine kinase: protein MKFALTIAGSDPTGGAGLQADLRVFTAFGVHGLSVPTALTVQNTEGVDRIMPVDRDFLERQLDFLLNDIKPDALKTGMLYTTYAVELTAYMVKKYSLSNLVIDPVTVSSSGESLLEEGALDLIKQMLFPLSEVITPNIYEAGVLTGMNIENEKDMEDAGKALKDMGPKVVIITGGHLEELTMDLYYDSDFHRLESEKITGDYHGTGCAFSSAITAMLALGNIPLKAAMEAKRFVKDAIKKAYHPGRGMGMLNIRV, encoded by the coding sequence ATGAAATTTGCCCTTACCATAGCAGGCTCGGACCCAACCGGAGGTGCAGGGCTTCAGGCAGACCTCAGGGTCTTTACGGCATTTGGCGTTCATGGCTTGTCTGTGCCAACTGCCCTGACTGTCCAGAACACAGAGGGTGTTGACCGTATAATGCCTGTTGACAGGGATTTCTTAGAAAGACAACTGGATTTTCTCCTTAATGACATAAAACCCGATGCACTTAAAACAGGTATGTTATACACTACCTATGCAGTCGAGCTTACTGCCTATATGGTTAAGAAATATTCTCTTTCAAACTTAGTCATAGACCCTGTAACTGTCTCCTCTTCAGGAGAAAGCCTTCTTGAGGAGGGCGCACTGGATTTGATAAAGCAGATGCTGTTTCCTTTATCAGAGGTTATAACCCCGAATATCTATGAGGCAGGTGTGCTTACAGGCATGAATATAGAGAATGAAAAGGATATGGAGGATGCAGGAAAGGCACTTAAAGACATGGGGCCAAAGGTTGTTATAATCACAGGCGGACACCTCGAGGAACTGACAATGGATTTATATTATGACTCTGATTTTCACAGGCTCGAAAGCGAAAAAATAACTGGAGACTATCATGGCACAGGCTGTGCGTTTTCTTCTGCAATCACTGCCATGCTTGCACTTGGCAACATACCTCTTAAAGCCGCAATGGAAGCAAAGAGGTTTGTAAAAGATGCAATTAAAAAGGCATACCACCCCGGAAGGGGAATGGGAATGCTTAATATCAGGGTGTGA